A genomic stretch from Azospirillaceae bacterium includes:
- a CDS encoding bifunctional riboflavin kinase/FAD synthetase, whose amino-acid sequence MRLFRHWTDVPADARGGVLALGNFDGVHRGHRHVIGTAQSAARAIGAPAGVVTFEPHPRTLFRPHDPPFRLTPLRLKIRELQALGLDLGFVLTFDRAFSRIPAEAFVDEILVAGLGVRHVVVGYDFVFGHDRGGTVDRLSKWGDARGFQVTVVPPAGDDGSVFSSTAVRDALKSADPRRAAAILGRPWEIEGRVEHGDKRGRTIGFPTANVELDDYLRPAFGVYAVRAGVDHGTGTAWHDGVANLGRRPTVGGTVERLEVHLFDYSDDLYGRHLRVQLVDFVRPERAFAGLDELKAQIARDADAARRLLRL is encoded by the coding sequence ATGCGCCTGTTCCGCCACTGGACCGACGTACCGGCCGACGCCCGCGGGGGTGTGCTGGCGCTGGGCAATTTCGACGGCGTGCACCGGGGACACCGGCATGTGATCGGCACCGCGCAGTCCGCGGCCCGCGCCATCGGTGCCCCTGCGGGCGTCGTCACGTTCGAGCCGCACCCGCGCACCCTGTTCCGGCCCCACGATCCGCCGTTCCGCCTGACGCCCCTGCGCCTCAAGATCCGCGAGCTGCAGGCCCTGGGGCTCGACCTGGGTTTCGTGCTGACCTTCGACCGCGCCTTCAGCCGGATCCCGGCCGAAGCCTTTGTCGACGAGATCCTGGTCGCGGGGCTGGGCGTGCGGCATGTCGTGGTCGGCTACGATTTCGTGTTCGGCCACGACCGCGGCGGCACCGTCGACCGGCTGAGCAAATGGGGCGATGCCCGCGGCTTCCAGGTCACGGTGGTCCCGCCGGCGGGCGACGACGGATCGGTGTTCTCGTCCACCGCCGTGCGCGACGCGTTGAAGTCCGCCGACCCCCGCCGGGCCGCCGCCATCCTGGGGCGCCCGTGGGAGATCGAGGGGCGGGTGGAGCACGGCGACAAGCGCGGCCGGACCATCGGCTTCCCCACCGCCAACGTGGAGCTCGACGATTACCTGCGGCCGGCCTTCGGCGTCTACGCGGTGCGCGCGGGCGTCGACCACGGCACCGGCACCGCATGGCACGACGGGGTGGCGAACCTCGGCCGGCGGCCCACCGTGGGCGGCACGGTGGAGCGGCTGGAGGTCCACCTGTTCGACTATTCGGACGACCTCTACGGCCGCCACCTGCGGGTCCAGCTGGTCGATTTCGTCCGGCCGGAACGGGCCTTCGCCGGGCTCGACGAACTCAAGGCGCAGATCGCCCGCGATGCCGACGCGGCCCGCCGGCTGCTGCGGCTGTGA
- a CDS encoding SDR family NAD(P)-dependent oxidoreductase — MTYPYAMALITGASGGLGGAFARALPDGCGLLLTGRSEAELLALQSDLKRPGRIVEIEPADLSKSADRRRLIERAEALRIDLLVNNAANGRFGLFLDNDAQAEVAAVEVNCVAPVDLTRALLPGMLSRAETDLRRCGLLNVSSTTAFQPIPRFATYAATKSFLLAWTEALAEELRGRPVDVLALCPGAVRTGFGSRAEVDLEALPGVRDADPVAREALAALGRRTVYVSDPAARVAVSPFLGTRRVVTAGAALVTGFLSTRGREGGWVHRREHARDRH, encoded by the coding sequence ATGACCTACCCCTATGCGATGGCGCTCATAACAGGGGCGAGCGGCGGGCTCGGCGGCGCCTTTGCGCGGGCGCTTCCCGACGGCTGCGGGCTCCTGCTGACCGGTCGCTCCGAGGCGGAGCTGCTGGCCCTGCAATCGGACCTCAAGCGCCCCGGCCGCATCGTGGAGATCGAACCCGCCGACCTGAGCAAAAGCGCCGACCGGCGGCGCCTGATCGAGCGGGCCGAGGCGCTGCGCATCGACCTCCTGGTCAACAATGCCGCCAACGGCCGCTTCGGCCTGTTCCTGGACAACGATGCCCAAGCCGAGGTCGCGGCCGTCGAGGTGAACTGCGTCGCCCCGGTGGACCTCACGCGGGCCCTGCTGCCCGGCATGCTGTCGCGGGCCGAAACCGACCTGCGGCGCTGCGGGCTCCTGAACGTCTCCAGCACGACCGCCTTCCAGCCGATCCCACGCTTTGCGACCTATGCGGCGACCAAGTCCTTCCTGCTCGCCTGGACCGAGGCGCTGGCGGAGGAGCTTCGCGGCCGCCCGGTCGATGTGCTGGCCCTGTGCCCCGGGGCCGTCCGGACCGGGTTCGGATCGCGCGCCGAAGTTGACCTGGAGGCGCTGCCGGGCGTGCGCGATGCCGACCCGGTCGCCCGCGAGGCGCTCGCCGCCCTGGGCCGCCGGACGGTCTACGTCAGCGATCCGGCGGCACGGGTGGCGGTGTCGCCGTTCCTCGGCACACGCCGGGTGGTGACGGCCGGGGCGGCACTGGTGACCGGCTTCCTGTCGACGCGGGGGCGGGAGGGCGGATGGGTGCACCGGCGGGAGCACGCGCGGGACCGTCACTGA
- a CDS encoding HAD family phosphatase, whose amino-acid sequence MIRAVLWDIDGTLLESEPLHWEALATVTNAVGGHLTEDSYLSYLGLGMPAVFDKVSRAFGLSIDYASWLDRINDHYVREAHRVAFRPGAVECVDALAARGMIQACVSNSGRRVVDANMRRLGRPHLRFGLSRDDVVNGKPHPEPYLTAAERLGVRPSECLVVEDSPVGAKAGKAAGMRVVAWPEWAELEFPDADWIVSDLSEVDWDALRAHGA is encoded by the coding sequence ATGATCCGCGCCGTTCTTTGGGACATCGACGGCACGCTGCTGGAAAGCGAGCCCTTGCATTGGGAGGCCCTGGCCACGGTGACCAATGCCGTCGGCGGCCACCTGACCGAGGACTCATACCTGTCCTACCTCGGCCTCGGCATGCCTGCGGTGTTCGACAAGGTGAGCCGCGCATTCGGCCTGTCGATCGACTACGCGTCCTGGCTCGACCGCATCAACGACCACTATGTCCGGGAGGCGCACAGGGTCGCTTTCCGGCCGGGTGCCGTGGAATGCGTGGATGCCCTGGCGGCGCGCGGGATGATCCAGGCCTGCGTGTCCAATTCGGGCCGTCGGGTGGTGGACGCCAACATGCGCCGCCTGGGCCGTCCGCACCTCCGGTTCGGGCTGAGCCGGGACGATGTGGTCAACGGCAAACCGCACCCCGAACCCTACCTGACGGCGGCCGAGCGGCTGGGCGTCCGCCCATCGGAATGCCTGGTGGTCGAGGACAGTCCCGTCGGCGCCAAGGCCGGCAAAGCCGCTGGAATGCGGGTGGTCGCCTGGCCGGAGTGGGCGGAACTCGAATTTCCGGATGCCGACTGGATCGTGTCTGACCTGTCGGAAGTCGACTGGGATGCGCTCCGGGCGCACGGTGCCTGA
- a CDS encoding NUDIX domain-containing protein, with protein MSGAGAEPAAPAYWIPPARVRPKVACIIRRGADMLVTETYDHARGLTDHCPPGGGIEFLETSAQCAVREMREELGTTVEPVRLLGVVENLYVAEGCPGHDIVFVWEVRPTDPAFLNAVPEWLVEDNGLAYRLLWRPLADADREEVPLFPAPVRDLIRSLE; from the coding sequence ATGAGCGGGGCGGGCGCCGAGCCGGCGGCCCCGGCGTATTGGATCCCGCCAGCCCGCGTGCGGCCCAAGGTGGCATGCATCATCCGGCGCGGGGCGGACATGCTGGTGACCGAGACGTACGACCACGCCCGTGGCTTGACCGACCACTGCCCGCCCGGCGGCGGGATCGAGTTCCTGGAAACCAGTGCGCAATGCGCCGTCCGCGAGATGCGGGAGGAGCTGGGCACCACCGTCGAACCGGTGCGCCTGTTGGGCGTGGTGGAAAACCTCTACGTCGCCGAGGGATGCCCGGGACACGACATCGTTTTCGTGTGGGAGGTCCGGCCGACCGATCCCGCTTTTCTCAATGCCGTGCCCGAATGGCTGGTCGAGGACAACGGACTGGCCTATCGGCTGCTGTGGCGTCCGCTGGCCGATGCGGACCGTGAGGAGGTGCCGCTGTTCCCGGCCCCCGTCCGCGATCTGATACGGAGCCTGGAATGA
- a CDS encoding NUDIX domain-containing protein, which produces MTAGIPAPPPWIPPARVRPKVACILCRGDAVLVFEDRDHTAGTTFHGLPGGGIEFCESSAEAAVREMREEIGIAVEPVRLLGVVESLFRREGAPGHEIIFAWEVRSTDASALERLPAVLTEDDGAVYRLLWRPLAGAADVPLNPAEIVGLLGKMA; this is translated from the coding sequence GTGACGGCCGGCATCCCCGCGCCGCCGCCTTGGATCCCGCCGGCCCGGGTCCGGCCGAAGGTCGCGTGCATCCTGTGCCGCGGCGACGCGGTCCTGGTCTTCGAGGACCGCGACCACACGGCCGGAACCACGTTCCACGGCCTGCCGGGTGGCGGGATCGAGTTCTGCGAATCGAGCGCCGAGGCCGCCGTCCGCGAGATGCGCGAGGAAATCGGGATCGCCGTCGAACCCGTTCGCCTGCTGGGCGTGGTGGAGAGCCTGTTCCGCCGGGAGGGGGCGCCGGGGCACGAGATCATTTTCGCCTGGGAGGTGCGGTCGACCGATGCGAGCGCCCTGGAGAGGCTTCCCGCGGTGTTGACCGAGGACGACGGTGCGGTCTACCGCCTGCTCTGGCGCCCGTTGGCCGGTGCTGCGGACGTGCCGCTGAATCCGGCGGAGATCGTCGGCCTGCTCGGGAAGATGGCATGA
- a CDS encoding MFS transporter, protein MRKAWIVVACAALIVTLSMGLRQSFGLFLRPITMDLGVGRDVYGMSMAISNLLWGVAGPFVGILADRYGAGKAVASGAVLYILGLLYAAVASTPLDLYLSLGVLVGFALSGTTFAIVFGAVSRAVPPEGRSLAFGLVGAGGSFGQFAVVPISQSLLSTFGWSQAFLLMTLAAALMIALAVGVAGKASPSGTASAADQQTLREALREAGGHSGYWLLVAGFFVCGFHVAFIATHLPAFLKDEGLPDQIGASALALIGLFNIAGSYLFGLWGGTYRKKRLLSGLYLARAAVFAIFLVLPITPVTALVFAAGVGFLWLGTVPLTSGLVAQIFGIRYLSTLYGIVFLSHQVGSFLGAWFAGYAYDALGSYDSVWWISVALGLFAAIVHWPIRDVPVTRPQAVPSGAA, encoded by the coding sequence ATGCGGAAGGCCTGGATCGTTGTCGCCTGCGCCGCGCTGATCGTCACGCTCAGCATGGGGCTGCGCCAATCGTTCGGCCTGTTCCTGCGCCCCATCACCATGGACCTGGGCGTCGGGCGCGACGTGTACGGCATGTCCATGGCGATCTCGAACCTGCTGTGGGGTGTCGCCGGCCCGTTCGTCGGCATTCTGGCGGACCGCTACGGCGCCGGTAAGGCCGTGGCGAGCGGCGCCGTCCTTTACATTCTCGGCCTCCTCTACGCCGCCGTGGCCAGCACGCCGCTGGACCTGTACCTGTCGCTGGGGGTTCTGGTCGGCTTCGCGTTGAGCGGCACCACCTTCGCCATCGTTTTCGGCGCGGTCAGCCGCGCGGTGCCGCCGGAAGGCCGCAGCCTCGCCTTCGGGCTGGTCGGGGCGGGCGGCTCGTTCGGCCAGTTCGCGGTGGTGCCGATCAGCCAATCGCTGCTGTCCACCTTCGGGTGGAGCCAGGCCTTCCTGCTGATGACGCTGGCGGCGGCCCTGATGATCGCCCTGGCCGTCGGCGTGGCGGGCAAGGCCTCCCCCTCGGGCACGGCCTCCGCCGCCGACCAGCAGACGCTCCGCGAGGCCCTGCGCGAGGCCGGCGGACACAGCGGCTATTGGCTGCTGGTGGCCGGGTTCTTCGTGTGCGGGTTCCACGTCGCCTTCATCGCCACCCACCTGCCCGCCTTCCTCAAGGACGAGGGGCTGCCCGACCAGATCGGCGCCTCGGCGCTGGCGCTGATCGGCCTGTTCAACATCGCCGGGTCCTATCTGTTCGGCCTGTGGGGTGGGACCTACCGGAAGAAGCGGCTGCTGAGCGGGCTGTATCTCGCCCGCGCAGCCGTTTTCGCCATCTTCCTGGTGCTGCCCATCACGCCGGTCACGGCGCTGGTGTTCGCCGCCGGTGTGGGTTTCCTTTGGCTGGGGACGGTACCGCTCACCAGCGGCCTCGTCGCCCAGATCTTCGGCATCCGATACCTGTCGACGCTCTACGGGATCGTCTTCCTCAGCCACCAGGTGGGCAGCTTCCTGGGCGCCTGGTTCGCCGGCTACGCCTACGATGCGCTGGGATCCTATGACTCGGTGTGGTGGATCTCGGTCGCCTTGGGCCTGTTCGCCGCCATCGTCCACTGGCCGATCCGCGACGTTCCGGTCACCCGCCCTCAGGCGGTCCCGTCCGGCGCCGCCTGA
- the lspA gene encoding signal peptidase II, translated as MSGVLVAAAPRGRLAFGLAVAFIVFVLDQLSKWWIVDVFDMPSRRMVEVTSFFNLVMVWNRGVSFGLFANHAEVMPYVLAGVALAISAALLVWLARVQRGWMAVAIGMVVGGAIGNVIDRFRFGAVADFLDFHAAGWHWPAFNIADTGITVGVLMILVDGLFGGHDKDTDRR; from the coding sequence ATGAGCGGCGTGCTCGTCGCCGCGGCGCCGCGCGGCCGCCTGGCTTTCGGCTTGGCGGTCGCGTTCATCGTGTTCGTCCTCGATCAGTTGAGCAAGTGGTGGATCGTCGATGTCTTCGACATGCCGTCCCGGCGCATGGTCGAGGTGACGTCCTTCTTCAATCTGGTCATGGTCTGGAACCGGGGCGTCAGCTTCGGCCTGTTCGCCAACCATGCCGAGGTGATGCCCTATGTGCTGGCCGGGGTGGCGCTCGCGATTTCGGCGGCGCTGCTGGTCTGGCTGGCGCGGGTCCAGCGCGGCTGGATGGCGGTGGCCATCGGCATGGTGGTCGGCGGGGCCATCGGGAACGTCATCGACCGGTTCCGGTTCGGGGCCGTTGCCGACTTCCTGGACTTCCATGCCGCGGGCTGGCATTGGCCCGCTTTCAACATCGCCGACACCGGAATCACGGTCGGCGTGTTGATGATCCTGGTCGATGGTCTGTTCGGCGGCCATGACAAGGACACAGACAGACGGTAG
- a CDS encoding alpha/beta hydrolase → MTAFATPPAVATTSPWPEPVLGRLQVSEGIAVRHARWHAQGPVRGTVVLLHGRTEFLEKYAETAADWNRRGFDVFTFDWRGQGLSSRFDGIGQAGHVTDYSVYLDELRAFLDKVVTPAAPPGPWVLFGHSMGGHVGLRHLAGDDDRFHAAVFSAPMTDIHTGPFPRWAASRLAATLANLGLSERYAFGQGDYSAGSSSFEGNVLTSDPVRFRIHHDHYRDNPDLRVGGVTFGWLHATFRSVEALTAPGGLERIRIPTLFVIAPGDKVVPADSQRAVAARIKGAVVKDLPGSGHEPFIERDEIRNQAWEAIDGFLTGVPELSPDRQTP, encoded by the coding sequence ATGACCGCGTTCGCCACGCCGCCGGCGGTCGCCACCACGTCCCCCTGGCCCGAGCCCGTGCTGGGCCGCCTCCAGGTGTCCGAAGGCATCGCCGTCCGCCATGCGCGCTGGCACGCGCAGGGACCGGTGCGCGGGACCGTCGTGCTGCTGCACGGCCGAACCGAATTCCTGGAGAAGTATGCGGAAACGGCGGCGGACTGGAACCGCCGCGGATTCGATGTCTTCACGTTCGACTGGCGCGGCCAGGGCCTGTCCAGCCGCTTCGACGGCATCGGACAGGCCGGGCACGTGACCGACTATTCCGTCTACCTCGACGAGTTGCGGGCCTTCCTGGACAAGGTGGTGACGCCCGCAGCCCCGCCCGGGCCCTGGGTCCTGTTCGGCCATTCGATGGGCGGGCACGTCGGCCTGCGGCATCTGGCGGGCGACGACGATCGCTTCCATGCCGCCGTCTTCTCGGCCCCCATGACCGACATCCACACCGGCCCGTTCCCGCGCTGGGCGGCCTCCCGGCTTGCGGCCACCCTGGCGAACCTGGGGCTGTCCGAGCGGTACGCCTTCGGCCAGGGCGACTACAGCGCCGGCAGCTCGTCGTTCGAAGGGAACGTGCTCACCAGCGACCCGGTGCGCTTCCGCATCCATCACGACCATTACCGCGACAACCCCGATCTGCGGGTGGGCGGCGTCACCTTCGGATGGCTGCACGCCACATTCCGGTCGGTGGAGGCGCTGACGGCCCCCGGTGGGCTGGAACGCATCCGGATCCCGACCCTGTTCGTCATCGCGCCCGGCGACAAGGTCGTGCCAGCGGACAGCCAACGGGCCGTGGCGGCCCGCATCAAGGGGGCGGTGGTGAAGGACTTGCCCGGTTCCGGCCACGAGCCCTTCATCGAACGCGACGAGATCCGCAACCAAGCCTGGGAGGCCATCGACGGGTTCCTGACCGGGGTACCGGAACTGTCACCGGATCGGCAGACACCTTAA
- the ileS gene encoding isoleucine--tRNA ligase: MSRDYKSTVFLPKTEFPMRAGLPQKEPEILAHWRRIGLWDRQRAQSKGRPQFVLHDGPPYANGNIHVGHAVNKVLKDVVSRSQQMLGKNSVYVPGWDCHGLPIEWKIEEKYRSAGKDKDQVPILEFRRECREFAQHWVGVQAEEFQRLGVDGDWANPYTTMTNAAEARIVGEIHKFLLNGGLYRGDKPVLWSVVEKTALAEAEVEYHDLTSTTLHAAFPVVTPSVPELAGAAILIWTTTPWTIPGNRALAYGEEFDYGVFEVEAVEDGSHARPGMRLVVATGLAEGVRQACGIARWTHRHTVKGTAIAGTVCAHPLRGVAGANGYYDFDVRPFHGDFVTTDAGTGVVHIAPGHGEDDFALGQANGVEVPQTVGEEGAYYPHVALFAGKRVYTPQGKPGDANKAVIEALAGSGNLVGVGKLAHSYPHSWRSKAPLIFRNTPQWFISMSHNGLRDVALKAIDETRWVPPQGRNRIRAMIEQRPDWCISRQRAWGVPIAIFVRKTDGQPLRDPAVCARIVEVFQAEGSDAWYTRPAQDFLGPDHRAEDFEQVRDIVDVWFESGSTHAFVLEQRPELRWPADLYLEGSDQHRGWFHSSLLESCGTRGRAPYNTVLTHGFTLDEQGRKMSKSLGNVVAPQDVINQYGADILRLWIVGSDYSEDIRVGSEILKYQADLYRRLRNTLRYLLGALDGFTEAERLPDAEMPGLERWVLHRLWELDGTVRRSIDAFDFHAMFTALHNFCAVDLSAFYFDVRKDALYCDPPGSTVRRATRTVMDRLFGCLTAWLAPVLVFTAEEAWLARPGAKPDDSVHLRTFPEVPAAWRDDALAAKWEAVRAVRRVVTGALERERAEKRIGSSLQAAPTVHVTADQMKALSGVDMAEVAIVSAIRLVEGPPPAGAFALEEVPGVGVVPGPADGGKCERCWKILPEVGSVPDHGALCVRCADAVGYEAEAAE; this comes from the coding sequence ATGAGCCGCGATTACAAGTCCACCGTCTTCCTGCCCAAGACCGAATTCCCGATGCGCGCCGGCCTGCCGCAGAAGGAGCCGGAGATCCTGGCCCATTGGCGGCGCATCGGCCTGTGGGACCGCCAGCGCGCCCAATCCAAGGGGCGTCCGCAATTCGTGCTGCACGACGGTCCGCCCTACGCCAACGGCAACATCCACGTCGGCCATGCCGTCAACAAGGTGCTGAAGGACGTGGTCAGCCGCAGCCAGCAGATGCTGGGCAAGAATTCGGTCTACGTTCCCGGCTGGGACTGCCACGGCCTGCCGATCGAATGGAAGATCGAGGAGAAGTACCGCAGCGCCGGCAAGGACAAGGACCAGGTGCCGATCCTCGAGTTCCGGCGCGAGTGCCGCGAGTTCGCGCAGCACTGGGTGGGTGTCCAGGCCGAGGAATTCCAGCGCCTGGGCGTGGACGGTGATTGGGCCAACCCCTACACCACCATGACCAATGCGGCGGAGGCCCGGATCGTCGGCGAGATCCACAAGTTCCTGCTGAACGGCGGGCTGTACCGGGGCGACAAGCCGGTCCTGTGGTCGGTGGTCGAGAAGACCGCCCTGGCCGAGGCCGAGGTCGAGTACCACGACCTCACCTCCACCACCCTGCACGCCGCCTTCCCCGTGGTGACGCCGAGCGTGCCGGAGCTGGCGGGCGCCGCGATCCTGATCTGGACCACCACGCCCTGGACCATCCCGGGCAACCGCGCGCTCGCCTATGGCGAGGAATTCGACTACGGCGTGTTCGAGGTCGAGGCCGTCGAGGACGGCAGCCACGCCAGGCCCGGCATGCGGCTGGTGGTCGCCACCGGGTTGGCCGAGGGCGTGCGCCAGGCCTGCGGCATCGCGCGGTGGACCCATCGCCACACCGTCAAAGGGACCGCCATCGCGGGCACGGTCTGCGCCCATCCGCTGCGCGGCGTGGCCGGGGCGAACGGCTACTACGATTTCGACGTCCGGCCATTCCACGGCGACTTCGTCACCACCGACGCCGGCACCGGCGTCGTCCACATCGCGCCCGGCCATGGCGAGGACGACTTCGCATTGGGCCAGGCCAACGGGGTGGAGGTGCCGCAGACCGTGGGCGAGGAGGGGGCCTACTATCCCCATGTCGCCCTGTTCGCGGGCAAGCGCGTCTACACGCCCCAGGGCAAGCCGGGCGATGCCAACAAGGCGGTGATCGAGGCGCTGGCCGGATCCGGCAATCTCGTCGGCGTGGGCAAGCTGGCGCACAGCTATCCCCATTCCTGGCGGTCGAAGGCGCCGCTGATCTTCCGCAACACGCCGCAGTGGTTCATCTCGATGAGCCACAACGGGCTGCGCGACGTCGCGCTGAAGGCGATCGACGAGACCCGGTGGGTGCCGCCGCAGGGCCGCAACCGCATCCGCGCGATGATCGAGCAACGCCCCGACTGGTGCATCAGCCGCCAGCGGGCCTGGGGCGTGCCCATCGCCATCTTCGTGCGCAAAACCGACGGCCAGCCGCTGCGCGACCCCGCGGTCTGCGCCCGTATCGTCGAGGTGTTCCAGGCCGAAGGGTCGGACGCCTGGTACACCCGCCCGGCACAGGACTTCCTGGGCCCCGACCACCGCGCCGAGGATTTCGAGCAGGTCCGCGACATCGTCGACGTCTGGTTCGAGTCCGGCTCCACCCACGCCTTCGTGCTGGAGCAGCGACCCGAGCTGCGCTGGCCGGCCGACCTGTACCTGGAAGGTTCGGACCAACACCGCGGCTGGTTCCATTCCTCGCTGCTGGAGTCGTGCGGCACCCGTGGCCGGGCGCCCTACAACACCGTCCTGACCCATGGCTTCACGCTGGACGAGCAGGGCCGGAAGATGTCCAAGTCGCTGGGCAACGTGGTCGCCCCGCAGGACGTCATCAACCAGTACGGCGCCGACATCCTGCGCCTGTGGATCGTGGGATCCGACTATTCCGAGGACATCCGGGTCGGGTCCGAGATCCTGAAATACCAAGCCGATTTGTACCGGCGCCTGCGCAACACCTTGCGCTACCTGTTGGGGGCGCTCGACGGCTTCACCGAGGCCGAACGCCTGCCCGACGCCGAAATGCCGGGCCTCGAGCGCTGGGTCCTGCACCGTCTCTGGGAGCTGGACGGGACGGTGCGGCGGTCCATCGACGCCTTCGACTTCCATGCCATGTTCACGGCGCTCCACAATTTCTGCGCCGTCGACCTGTCGGCCTTCTACTTCGATGTCCGCAAGGATGCGCTGTACTGCGACCCGCCGGGCTCCACCGTGCGCCGTGCCACGCGTACGGTCATGGACCGCTTGTTCGGTTGCCTGACGGCCTGGCTCGCCCCGGTCCTGGTCTTCACCGCCGAGGAGGCGTGGCTGGCCCGGCCGGGTGCCAAGCCGGACGACAGCGTGCACCTGCGCACCTTCCCCGAGGTGCCGGCGGCTTGGCGCGACGACGCGCTTGCCGCCAAGTGGGAGGCGGTGCGCGCCGTGCGCCGGGTGGTGACCGGCGCGCTGGAACGCGAGCGTGCGGAAAAGCGCATCGGCTCGTCCCTGCAGGCTGCCCCGACGGTCCATGTCACCGCCGACCAGATGAAGGCCCTGTCCGGAGTCGACATGGCGGAAGTGGCCATCGTCTCGGCCATCCGGCTGGTCGAAGGGCCCCCGCCCGCCGGCGCCTTCGCGCTGGAGGAGGTGCCGGGGGTCGGCGTCGTGCCCGGCCCGGCCGACGGCGGCAAGTGCGAGCGGTGCTGGAAGATCCTGCCCGAGGTGGGGAGCGTCCCGGATCACGGGGCGCTGTGCGTCCGCTGTGCGGATGCGGTCGGGTACGAGGCGGAGGCGGCCGAATGA
- a CDS encoding DUF3035 domain-containing protein — protein MPSFPVRRVSRGLSRAVCLLAATAMLSACSNGFRKTIGLEKTTPDEFQVVTRAPLAMPPDMALRPPAPGAPPSQQQDTRQRAQTAVFGPGSAPGSTGANARVAVVPGAGLSNGEAALLTQAGAGRTPGDIRALVDRETQALAAADRGLVDRLIFWQDPPPPGTVVDPSAEARRLRQNAASGRPLNQGDVPTIQRRRRAPLAGIF, from the coding sequence ATGCCTTCTTTCCCGGTGCGCCGCGTCTCCCGCGGACTCTCGCGCGCGGTCTGCCTGCTTGCCGCCACCGCAATGCTGTCGGCGTGCAGCAACGGCTTCCGCAAGACCATCGGGCTGGAGAAGACCACGCCCGACGAGTTCCAGGTTGTCACCCGGGCACCCCTGGCGATGCCCCCCGACATGGCACTGCGGCCGCCCGCACCGGGCGCTCCGCCGTCCCAACAGCAGGACACACGCCAGCGCGCCCAGACGGCTGTGTTCGGCCCCGGCTCCGCACCCGGTTCCACCGGGGCGAATGCCCGGGTGGCGGTCGTTCCGGGCGCCGGCCTATCCAACGGCGAGGCCGCCCTGCTCACGCAGGCGGGGGCCGGCCGGACGCCGGGCGACATCCGCGCACTCGTCGATCGGGAAACCCAAGCCCTTGCCGCAGCCGACCGCGGCCTCGTGGACCGACTGATCTTCTGGCAGGATCCGCCGCCGCCGGGCACCGTGGTCGACCCGTCCGCGGAAGCGCGGCGCCTGCGCCAGAACGCGGCATCCGGCCGTCCGCTGAACCAGGGGGATGTCCCCACCATCCAACGCCGCCGCCGCGCCCCGCTGGCAGGAATCTTCTGA